A single Anatilimnocola floriformis DNA region contains:
- a CDS encoding amino acid aminotransferase: MFDLLPLAPPDAILGLGEAFKNDPNPNKINLSVGVYKDEQGNTPVLASIKEAERRLLEKEKSKGYLAIEGLADYGQQVQEMLFGAGHPILKDKRAVTAQTPGGTGSLRVAADLLRKHFAAAKVWVSKPTWANHQAIFQAAGQLTDVYTYLDSTGKGLDFDGMIASLEKLPAGDIVLLHACCHNPTGIDPTPEQWKKIAAVIKDKKLLPIVDFAYQGFGDGLEEDAVGLREIAATGVDVLVCSSFSKNFGLYGERVGALTLVTNTAEAAQRALSQVRISIRCNYSNPPTHGGALVAGVLNDAALRKQWEGELAAMRNRINKMRHLFVDTMKKLKPEKDFSFLISQKGMFSYSGLTNMQVDELKTKHAVYVVGNGGRINVAGMTEENMPKLCAAITAVL, from the coding sequence ATGTTCGACCTCCTACCGCTCGCTCCTCCCGACGCCATCCTCGGTTTGGGGGAAGCCTTCAAGAACGACCCGAACCCGAACAAGATCAACCTCAGCGTTGGTGTCTATAAAGACGAGCAAGGCAATACTCCCGTCTTGGCCTCGATCAAGGAAGCCGAGCGTCGCCTGCTGGAAAAAGAGAAGAGCAAGGGCTACCTCGCCATCGAAGGGCTCGCCGACTACGGTCAGCAAGTGCAAGAGATGCTCTTCGGCGCCGGCCATCCCATTCTCAAAGACAAGCGGGCCGTCACCGCGCAAACGCCGGGCGGCACGGGTTCGCTCCGCGTCGCTGCCGATTTGCTCCGCAAGCACTTTGCCGCTGCGAAGGTTTGGGTGAGCAAGCCGACCTGGGCCAATCACCAAGCCATTTTCCAAGCGGCTGGTCAGCTGACCGACGTCTATACCTATCTCGACAGCACCGGCAAAGGCCTCGATTTCGACGGCATGATTGCCTCGCTCGAAAAACTGCCGGCCGGCGACATCGTGCTGTTGCATGCCTGCTGCCACAATCCGACCGGCATCGATCCGACGCCGGAACAGTGGAAGAAAATCGCCGCCGTTATCAAGGACAAAAAGCTGCTGCCGATCGTCGACTTCGCCTACCAGGGCTTTGGCGATGGCTTGGAAGAAGACGCCGTTGGTCTGCGCGAAATCGCCGCGACCGGCGTCGATGTGCTGGTCTGCAGTTCGTTCTCGAAAAACTTCGGCCTCTACGGCGAACGCGTCGGCGCACTGACGCTCGTCACCAACACCGCCGAAGCGGCTCAGCGAGCCCTCAGCCAGGTCCGCATCAGCATTCGCTGCAACTACTCGAACCCGCCGACCCACGGCGGCGCACTCGTCGCCGGCGTGCTCAACGACGCTGCCCTCCGCAAGCAATGGGAAGGCGAACTCGCCGCGATGCGCAACCGCATTAACAAAATGCGGCACCTCTTTGTCGACACCATGAAGAAGCTGAAGCCCGAAAAGGATTTCTCCTTCCTCATCAGCCAAAAGGGGATGTTCAGCTACTCCGGCCTGACCAACATGCAGGTCGACGAACTGAAAACCAAGCACGCCGTCTACGTCGTCGGCAACGGCGGCCGCATCAATGTGGCCGGTATGACGGAAGAGAACATGCCGAAGCTGTGCGCGGCGATTACGGCGGTTTTGTAA
- a CDS encoding inositol-3-phosphate synthase: protein MARRKIGLWIIGAKGGVASTVTVGLIALKKGLAPNHGLVTQLPQFANIDLAGFSDFTIGGHEIRDVNLYDEALQLVRVSKALDAELVAKCKTELDKIDKNIKPGTLWNVGSKIEEISGDESRKFKNKETPRAAIDRLQSDLKEFQSKHDLDQVVVVNLASTEPPVDEAALPAKWKDLSKTLAKKTCALPASSLYAIAALELGLPFVNFTPSLGSAAPAIQELAIEKETCHMGHDGKTGETLMKSVLAPMFALRNLPVMSWVGHNIFGNLDGKVLDDPANKKTKVRSKDRLLHQILGYSPQTLVSIEYIESLGDWKTAWDHIHFQGFLGLPMVLTFQWQGADSLLAAPLVIDLVRLTERAHRNGDRGLLTFLASFFKSPIGVANHNFVEQFQMLQAWAEKVEKMQRL from the coding sequence ATGGCCCGGCGAAAAATCGGTTTGTGGATTATTGGCGCTAAGGGAGGTGTCGCCTCGACAGTCACGGTGGGCTTGATCGCACTGAAAAAGGGGCTGGCGCCGAACCACGGCCTGGTCACGCAGTTGCCGCAGTTCGCCAACATCGATCTGGCCGGCTTTAGCGACTTCACGATCGGCGGCCACGAGATCCGCGACGTGAATCTGTATGACGAAGCGCTGCAGCTCGTGCGCGTGAGCAAGGCGCTCGATGCCGAACTCGTTGCCAAGTGCAAAACCGAGCTCGACAAGATCGATAAGAACATCAAGCCCGGCACGCTGTGGAACGTCGGCAGCAAGATCGAAGAGATCTCGGGCGATGAGTCGCGCAAATTCAAAAACAAAGAAACGCCGCGGGCTGCTATCGATCGGCTCCAGAGCGATCTGAAGGAATTCCAGTCGAAGCACGATCTCGATCAGGTTGTGGTCGTGAATCTAGCTTCGACCGAACCACCAGTCGACGAAGCCGCGCTGCCAGCCAAGTGGAAGGATCTATCGAAGACCCTCGCGAAGAAAACGTGCGCCCTGCCGGCGAGCTCGCTGTATGCGATTGCCGCGCTCGAGCTCGGTCTGCCGTTCGTCAACTTCACGCCGTCGCTCGGTTCGGCTGCTCCTGCCATTCAGGAACTAGCCATCGAAAAAGAGACCTGCCACATGGGTCACGACGGCAAAACCGGCGAAACGCTGATGAAGAGCGTTCTCGCGCCGATGTTTGCCCTCCGCAACCTCCCCGTGATGAGCTGGGTCGGCCACAACATCTTCGGCAATCTCGATGGCAAGGTGCTCGACGATCCTGCCAACAAGAAAACCAAGGTCCGCAGCAAGGACCGCCTGCTGCATCAAATCCTCGGTTATTCGCCGCAAACGCTCGTCAGCATCGAATACATCGAAAGTCTCGGCGACTGGAAAACGGCCTGGGATCACATCCACTTCCAAGGATTCCTCGGCTTGCCGATGGTGCTCACCTTCCAGTGGCAAGGTGCCGATTCGCTGCTCGCGGCGCCACTGGTCATCGACCTCGTTCGCTTGACCGAACGCGCCCACCGCAACGGCGACCGCGGTTTGCTCACGTTCCTCGCCAGCTTCTTCAAGAGCCCGATCGGCGTAGCCAACCACAACTTCGTCGAGCAATTCCAAATGCTGCAAGCCTGGGCCGAGAAGGTCGAAAAGATGCAACGCCTGTAG
- the ribD gene encoding bifunctional diaminohydroxyphosphoribosylaminopyrimidine deaminase/5-amino-6-(5-phosphoribosylamino)uracil reductase RibD has product MTTQPPDRRFMQQALELARRGQGFVEPNPMVGCVIVRGDEVVGDEVVGEGFHEAFGEPHAEVHALEDARGKTAGSTLYVTLEPCCHQGKTPPCSKAVIAAGVKRVVAAMRDPFPKVAGGGFAELKDAGIEVVHGVLQSEAEALNAPYLKLIRTGRPWVIAKWAMTLDGKIATSSGQSKWISGPESREIVQELRSRMDAIVVGRRTAELDDPLLTARSSSGAKPARIAARVIIDSGASLSLESQLVRTAREWPLIVAASTAADPQRVKNLTAAGAEVISLPGASSSERLTELLDELGRRRMTNILVEGGGQLLGSLFDAGQVDEAHCFIAPKFFGGSGATSPLAGQGIAEPERAWKFEHFTRRTVGDDIYVSGRLQKPR; this is encoded by the coding sequence TTGACCACTCAGCCCCCAGACCGCCGATTCATGCAGCAAGCGCTGGAGCTTGCCCGCCGCGGCCAAGGTTTTGTCGAGCCTAATCCGATGGTCGGCTGCGTCATCGTTCGCGGCGATGAAGTGGTCGGCGATGAAGTGGTCGGCGAAGGGTTTCACGAAGCCTTCGGGGAGCCACACGCCGAGGTTCACGCGCTCGAAGATGCACGCGGCAAAACGGCGGGGAGCACGCTCTACGTCACGCTCGAACCTTGCTGCCATCAGGGCAAAACGCCGCCTTGCTCAAAAGCCGTAATCGCGGCTGGGGTCAAGCGCGTGGTCGCTGCCATGCGCGATCCATTTCCGAAAGTTGCCGGCGGTGGCTTTGCGGAACTGAAAGACGCCGGCATCGAAGTGGTTCATGGTGTACTGCAGTCAGAAGCCGAAGCCCTGAACGCGCCGTATCTGAAGCTGATCCGCACAGGCAGGCCATGGGTCATCGCCAAATGGGCCATGACGCTCGACGGCAAGATTGCGACGAGCAGTGGTCAAAGCAAATGGATCTCCGGGCCGGAGTCGCGCGAGATTGTGCAAGAGTTGCGGTCGCGCATGGACGCGATCGTCGTCGGTCGGCGCACGGCGGAGCTCGATGATCCGCTACTCACCGCGCGCTCGTCCAGCGGAGCAAAGCCAGCGCGGATTGCCGCGCGCGTGATCATCGATTCGGGAGCAAGCCTTTCGCTCGAGAGCCAACTGGTTCGCACTGCGCGAGAATGGCCGTTGATCGTTGCGGCAAGCACTGCAGCCGATCCGCAGCGAGTGAAAAACCTAACTGCTGCCGGCGCTGAGGTCATCTCTTTGCCCGGCGCATCGTCCAGCGAGCGTCTTACGGAACTCCTCGACGAGTTGGGCCGTCGTCGAATGACGAACATTCTTGTCGAAGGCGGCGGCCAACTGCTTGGCAGTCTGTTCGACGCTGGCCAGGTCGACGAAGCCCATTGCTTCATCGCGCCGAAGTTCTTCGGCGGCAGCGGGGCGACTTCGCCGCTCGCTGGGCAAGGAATTGCCGAACCCGAACGAGCTTGGAAGTTCGAGCACTTCACCCGCCGCACCGTGGGTGACGACATCTATGTCTCTGGTCGTTTGCAAAAGCCTCGCTGA
- a CDS encoding CehA/McbA family metallohydrolase, protein MHRWLWIAAVFLLCNSASGEGLPHPKLTHLRNEPSREWTSFPEQAEGSRLEIQFDSKPNAKEHTLRIRQQDVKQAWRVLLNKKPLGELIRDEADIVWYLPIPAQALIEGQNTLLIEAKANAKPVADDIRVGELLIEPRPVKESLAEAACRIAVVDEATKQPIPARITIVNQDGALQATSAVSSATIAARPGVIYTADGHATFSVPAGKYTIYASRGFEYSVAKTEVNLAVGERHESSLQIRREVSTPGLVACDTHIHTFTHSGHGDATLDERLITLAGEGIELPIAADHNKHIDYRPDVERLKLGKYFTPVMGNEVTTQVGHFNLFPVEAGARVPNHQLKDWAELKNEIFDTPGVQVCILNHARDIHNNVRPFGPDLFNATIGENFHGWPMFPNAMEIINSGATQNEPLRLLHDWLATINRGYKITPVGSSDSHDVSRYIVGQGRTYIRCDDQDVGKLDAATAIKSFLAGRVAVSYGLLVEMKVDDKFQPGDLATGTNAQVKLQLRVLGPHWTTARKVQLYMNGELFREEKITPPADRAKNPGVQWEATWTTRRLKHDVHLVAVALGDEVTAPYWAMAKPYQPTSPEFAGMSLGVTGPIWIDGDGDGLRTTPRGYAEPLAKKAGADWEQLASSLKPFDNAVAAQAMHLYLQSHPLPDNFDRPNATVSAGMRAAWQAFREQELARARQ, encoded by the coding sequence ATGCATCGTTGGCTGTGGATCGCGGCTGTTTTTCTGCTCTGCAATTCAGCGAGCGGTGAGGGGCTTCCTCACCCCAAGCTCACGCATCTGCGCAATGAGCCGAGTCGCGAGTGGACTAGCTTTCCGGAGCAAGCGGAAGGCTCTCGTTTGGAAATACAGTTCGATTCCAAACCAAACGCCAAAGAGCACACGCTGCGCATTCGGCAGCAGGATGTGAAACAAGCCTGGCGAGTGCTTCTCAATAAAAAACCGCTCGGCGAACTGATTCGCGATGAAGCCGATATCGTGTGGTACCTGCCGATCCCAGCGCAGGCGCTAATTGAGGGCCAGAACACGCTGCTGATCGAGGCAAAGGCGAACGCTAAGCCGGTCGCAGATGATATTCGCGTGGGCGAACTGCTGATCGAACCGCGGCCCGTGAAGGAATCGCTCGCCGAGGCGGCTTGCCGGATTGCGGTGGTCGATGAAGCGACCAAACAGCCGATTCCTGCGCGGATTACCATCGTCAATCAAGACGGTGCGCTGCAAGCGACCTCGGCAGTCTCATCAGCAACGATCGCCGCTCGGCCCGGAGTTATTTACACCGCCGATGGCCACGCGACCTTCAGCGTTCCGGCGGGAAAATACACGATCTATGCGAGCCGCGGGTTTGAGTACTCCGTCGCCAAGACGGAAGTGAATCTGGCTGTCGGCGAAAGGCATGAGAGTTCGCTGCAGATCCGCCGCGAAGTTTCCACGCCCGGACTGGTCGCGTGCGACACGCACATCCATACGTTCACGCACTCAGGCCATGGCGATGCCACGCTCGACGAACGGTTGATCACGCTGGCCGGCGAAGGAATCGAGTTGCCGATCGCCGCCGATCACAACAAGCACATCGACTATCGGCCTGATGTGGAGCGATTAAAGCTGGGAAAATACTTCACTCCTGTCATGGGGAACGAAGTGACCACGCAGGTCGGGCACTTCAATCTTTTTCCGGTTGAGGCCGGCGCGCGAGTGCCGAATCATCAGCTGAAGGATTGGGCTGAGTTGAAGAACGAGATTTTCGACACGCCCGGCGTGCAGGTGTGCATCCTCAATCACGCCCGCGACATTCACAACAACGTGCGGCCCTTCGGTCCCGACTTATTCAACGCCACGATTGGCGAAAACTTTCACGGCTGGCCGATGTTTCCGAATGCGATGGAAATCATCAACAGCGGCGCGACCCAGAACGAACCGCTGCGGTTATTGCACGATTGGCTGGCGACCATCAATCGCGGCTACAAAATCACGCCGGTCGGCAGCAGCGATTCGCACGATGTGTCGCGCTACATCGTCGGCCAGGGCAGAACGTACATTCGCTGCGACGATCAGGACGTCGGCAAACTGGATGCAGCTACCGCGATCAAAAGCTTTCTTGCCGGACGAGTTGCCGTCAGCTACGGCTTGCTGGTCGAAATGAAAGTGGATGACAAGTTCCAGCCGGGAGATCTCGCGACCGGAACCAATGCGCAAGTAAAGTTGCAACTGCGCGTGCTTGGTCCGCACTGGACGACGGCGCGGAAGGTCCAGCTGTACATGAACGGCGAGTTATTCCGCGAAGAGAAAATCACGCCGCCGGCCGATCGTGCGAAGAATCCCGGCGTGCAATGGGAAGCAACCTGGACAACCCGGCGTCTCAAACACGACGTTCATCTGGTCGCCGTCGCGCTCGGTGACGAAGTGACTGCCCCCTATTGGGCCATGGCCAAGCCGTATCAACCGACGTCGCCGGAGTTCGCCGGCATGTCGCTCGGCGTGACCGGGCCGATTTGGATCGATGGCGACGGTGACGGCCTGCGCACGACGCCGCGTGGCTATGCGGAGCCACTGGCGAAGAAAGCGGGAGCCGATTGGGAGCAACTCGCGAGTTCGTTGAAACCGTTCGACAACGCGGTCGCGGCGCAGGCGATGCATTTGTATCTGCAATCGCATCCGCTGCCCGACAACTTCGATCGGCCCAATGCCACTGTCTCGGCGGGAATGCGGGCGGCCTGGCAAGCCTTTCGGGAACAGGAACTGGCGCGAGCCCGGCAGTAA
- a CDS encoding VOC family protein: MSVKRIVPNVTSAKMDESQKFYGELLGLQLAMDMGWVATFVSPSNPTAQLTLLQASPVPSPQISIEVEDVDVVHAQALELGVSIVYPLTTEPWGVRRFFVSDPNGVVVNILSHAKV, encoded by the coding sequence ATGAGCGTCAAACGGATCGTCCCCAACGTCACGTCAGCAAAGATGGACGAGAGCCAGAAGTTCTATGGCGAACTTCTGGGCCTGCAGCTCGCGATGGATATGGGCTGGGTTGCGACCTTCGTTTCACCCAGCAATCCCACAGCCCAGCTTACTCTGCTGCAGGCTTCGCCAGTGCCGAGCCCGCAGATCTCGATCGAAGTGGAAGACGTCGATGTCGTGCACGCCCAAGCCTTGGAGCTGGGCGTGTCGATTGTCTATCCACTGACGACCGAACCTTGGGGCGTGCGAAGATTTTTCGTTAGTGACCCGAATGGCGTGGTCGTCAATATATTGAGCCACGCCAAGGTTTAG
- the alaS gene encoding alanine--tRNA ligase, with protein sequence MKTDELRDKYLEFFVSKGHTQQASDVLVPRWDPSVLFTPAGMNPFKDHFLGRVKLEFTRATTCQKCLRTGDIDNVGRTAYHHTFFEMLGNFSFGDYFKKEAIHWAWEFLTDKKWLGIEKDRLTVTVYLDDDEAANIWHNEIGLPVTRIERMGEDDNFWPASAPSQGPDGVCGPCSEIYYHAPGATKSVEIWNLVFTQFNRVGNPPNNLRPLPSKNIDTGMGLERIASVLQGVDTNYHIDTIRPLVEAAGEVVGVKYDPKSDSGRRLRRIADHVRACTFAIHENVLPGPNKQNYVIRRLMRRAILDGHQLGLREPFMYQLVEKVAEMMKRPYPEIATTTDRVAKAMKGEESAFLGTLDAGLARIDKTFGDMQKSGKVIVPGEDAFDMYQTYGIPPELVENMAAELNYTFDWPGFKHSMEVHGEKSGKISADTGMEVNNPIGALKKSLKSTEFLAYDGTDATAEIKGIVSHNLLCDEFTEAGTEAAVCVVLDRSPFYGESGGQVGDKGEIVGPGFKFTVTDTQKDGDLLLHYGHLTEGTMKAGAKVTAKVHTGRRQGIRRAHSATHIMHYALQRALGKDAHQMGSKVEEDWLRFDFGNPEPVSSEKLQAIEKDVAEKVAAAEKIEAKFVPLSEARTAGAMMLFGEKYPDPARMVSMGEFSRELCGGTHLDNTKDVGAFEILAEEGVAAGVRRITALTGEKAKAHEQQTESSLQAIAKCLECTTRDIGICVKNLVQKVRDLRKQLSSGSKAPANTETIPTGKGPEPTTAEKKSLLRETARLLNVALFDAPARVESLIAEVVDLKQQISKQSEAGSLSAETLLSTAAQVGGATVIVAEAPGASSNLMRQLIDQIRQKVSPSAVFLATAEGEGKVVLVAGVSKDLVTKGVSAGNWVRDVAPVVGGGGGGKPDLAQAGGKQPEKLPDALLKAMEVAKLMLKA encoded by the coding sequence ATGAAGACTGACGAACTGCGCGACAAGTACCTCGAATTCTTCGTTAGCAAGGGACACACCCAACAGGCCAGCGATGTGCTCGTGCCGCGGTGGGATCCCTCGGTTCTCTTCACGCCGGCCGGCATGAATCCCTTCAAGGATCACTTCCTGGGCCGCGTGAAGCTCGAGTTCACCCGGGCAACCACCTGCCAGAAGTGCCTCCGCACCGGCGACATCGATAACGTCGGCCGGACCGCCTATCACCACACGTTCTTCGAGATGCTGGGCAACTTCAGCTTCGGCGATTACTTCAAGAAAGAAGCCATTCACTGGGCCTGGGAATTTCTCACCGACAAGAAATGGCTCGGCATCGAGAAGGACCGCCTGACCGTCACTGTTTATCTCGATGACGACGAAGCGGCCAACATCTGGCACAACGAAATCGGCCTGCCCGTGACGCGAATCGAGCGGATGGGCGAGGACGACAACTTCTGGCCGGCGAGCGCTCCGAGCCAAGGCCCCGACGGCGTGTGTGGGCCGTGCAGCGAAATTTACTACCATGCGCCTGGTGCGACCAAGAGCGTCGAAATCTGGAACCTCGTGTTCACGCAGTTCAACCGCGTCGGCAATCCGCCGAACAATCTCCGGCCGCTGCCGAGCAAGAACATCGACACGGGCATGGGCCTCGAGCGGATCGCCAGCGTGCTGCAAGGCGTCGATACCAACTACCACATCGATACGATCCGGCCGCTGGTCGAAGCGGCTGGTGAAGTGGTCGGCGTGAAGTACGATCCGAAATCGGATTCTGGCCGTCGGCTCCGCCGCATTGCCGATCACGTTCGCGCTTGTACCTTTGCGATTCACGAAAACGTGCTCCCCGGCCCGAACAAGCAGAACTACGTTATCCGCCGCTTGATGCGCCGCGCGATTCTCGACGGTCATCAACTGGGTCTGCGCGAGCCCTTCATGTATCAGCTCGTCGAGAAAGTCGCCGAGATGATGAAGCGGCCTTATCCGGAAATCGCCACGACGACCGACCGCGTCGCCAAGGCGATGAAGGGTGAAGAGTCGGCGTTTCTCGGCACGCTTGATGCCGGTCTCGCGCGGATCGACAAGACCTTCGGCGATATGCAAAAGTCCGGCAAGGTCATCGTGCCGGGCGAAGATGCCTTCGACATGTATCAGACGTACGGCATTCCGCCCGAGCTCGTCGAGAACATGGCCGCTGAGTTGAACTACACGTTCGATTGGCCCGGCTTCAAGCACTCGATGGAAGTGCATGGCGAAAAGTCGGGCAAGATCTCGGCCGACACCGGCATGGAAGTGAACAACCCGATCGGCGCGCTGAAGAAGTCGCTGAAGAGCACCGAGTTCCTCGCTTACGACGGCACCGATGCGACCGCCGAAATCAAGGGCATCGTTTCGCACAATCTCCTCTGCGACGAATTCACCGAAGCTGGCACCGAAGCGGCCGTTTGTGTCGTGCTCGACCGCAGCCCGTTCTACGGCGAATCGGGCGGCCAAGTTGGCGACAAGGGCGAGATCGTTGGCCCTGGTTTCAAGTTCACTGTGACCGATACGCAAAAGGACGGCGACCTGCTGCTGCACTACGGCCATCTAACCGAAGGGACGATGAAGGCCGGCGCGAAGGTAACCGCGAAAGTTCACACAGGCCGACGTCAGGGCATTCGCCGCGCTCACTCGGCGACGCACATCATGCACTATGCGTTGCAGCGAGCCCTCGGCAAGGATGCACATCAGATGGGTTCGAAGGTCGAGGAGGATTGGCTCCGATTCGACTTCGGCAATCCCGAACCGGTCAGCTCCGAAAAACTGCAAGCCATTGAAAAAGACGTTGCCGAAAAGGTCGCTGCGGCGGAGAAGATCGAAGCGAAGTTCGTGCCGCTGAGCGAAGCTCGCACGGCGGGCGCGATGATGCTCTTCGGCGAAAAGTATCCCGATCCGGCCCGCATGGTGAGCATGGGCGAATTCAGCCGCGAACTGTGTGGCGGCACGCATCTCGACAACACCAAGGACGTCGGCGCGTTCGAAATTCTCGCCGAAGAAGGCGTCGCTGCCGGCGTGCGTCGCATCACCGCGCTCACCGGTGAAAAAGCAAAGGCCCACGAACAGCAGACCGAAAGCTCGCTGCAAGCGATCGCCAAGTGCCTCGAATGCACGACTCGCGACATCGGTATTTGCGTGAAGAACCTGGTGCAAAAGGTACGCGACCTCCGCAAGCAACTCAGCAGCGGCAGCAAGGCCCCGGCCAACACCGAAACCATTCCGACGGGTAAAGGCCCGGAACCGACGACGGCGGAAAAGAAGTCGCTGCTGCGTGAAACCGCTCGGCTGCTGAACGTCGCGTTGTTCGACGCTCCGGCCCGCGTGGAGTCGCTCATCGCCGAAGTGGTCGATCTGAAGCAACAGATTTCCAAGCAAAGCGAAGCCGGTTCGCTGTCAGCCGAAACGCTGCTCAGCACGGCTGCCCAAGTCGGGGGTGCGACGGTCATCGTCGCCGAAGCTCCCGGCGCGAGCAGCAACCTGATGCGACAGCTGATCGACCAGATCCGCCAGAAGGTTAGCCCAAGCGCGGTCTTCCTCGCGACGGCAGAAGGCGAAGGCAAAGTCGTCCTCGTCGCCGGCGTTTCGAAGGACCTCGTCACGAAGGGCGTCTCGGCTGGCAATTGGGTCCGCGACGTTGCCCCCGTTGTCGGTGGCGGCGGCGGCGGCAAGCCCGACTTGGCCCAAGCGGGCGGCAAACAGCCTGAGAAACTTCCGGATGCGCTCTTGAAGGCCATGGAAGTAGCGAAGCTGATGCTCAAGGCTTGA
- a CDS encoding 6-phosphofructokinase, giving the protein MAETKRIGVLTAGGDCPGLNAVIRGVVKSAGTHGYEVIGFLKGYEGLVDPVSYIPLNAKNTTGILGQGGTILGSTNKGRFAATVGVNDRLELDPELVAGVKTTMEQLNISGLICIGGDGSLAVAQQFHEQGIPVVGVPKTIDNDLSSTAFTFGFFSAVFCATDALDRLHTTAASHERVMVLEVMGRHAGWIALYAGVAGGGDVILIPEIPWSFDSVCQAIINREQRGKKFTLVVVAEGAELPTGALVTQERRGEQKQVRLGGIGNIVGCEIEKRLGKETRTVVLGHLQRGGSPTTFDRVLATQYGAHAVRLIIERKFGQMVTYWPPDMGNCSLLDAIKLSSVNPNCSAVQAARALGVCFGDDNKAAPWSYKPEEGNGSCEPCSTSMMGLPKPSVPTH; this is encoded by the coding sequence ATGGCTGAGACCAAACGTATCGGTGTGTTGACGGCTGGCGGCGATTGCCCCGGTTTGAATGCCGTGATCCGCGGCGTGGTGAAGAGCGCCGGCACGCATGGTTACGAAGTGATCGGCTTTTTGAAAGGCTACGAAGGGCTGGTCGATCCGGTCAGCTATATCCCGCTCAACGCCAAGAACACGACGGGCATCCTGGGCCAGGGTGGCACGATTCTCGGCTCGACGAACAAAGGTCGCTTTGCCGCGACCGTGGGTGTGAACGATCGCCTCGAGCTCGATCCGGAACTCGTGGCCGGCGTGAAGACAACGATGGAGCAGCTGAACATCAGCGGCTTGATCTGCATCGGCGGCGATGGTTCGCTGGCCGTCGCGCAGCAGTTTCACGAGCAAGGGATTCCCGTCGTCGGTGTGCCGAAGACAATCGATAACGATCTGTCGAGCACGGCGTTTACGTTCGGTTTCTTCAGCGCGGTGTTTTGCGCAACCGACGCTCTCGATCGCTTGCACACGACCGCGGCCAGTCACGAACGCGTGATGGTGCTCGAAGTGATGGGCCGGCACGCCGGTTGGATCGCGCTGTATGCGGGTGTGGCTGGTGGCGGCGATGTGATTTTGATCCCGGAAATTCCGTGGTCGTTCGATAGCGTTTGCCAGGCCATCATCAATCGCGAACAGCGGGGCAAAAAGTTCACGCTGGTCGTGGTCGCCGAAGGGGCCGAGTTGCCGACTGGAGCGCTGGTCACGCAAGAACGTCGCGGCGAGCAAAAACAAGTCCGCCTCGGCGGCATCGGCAACATTGTGGGTTGCGAAATCGAAAAGCGGCTCGGCAAGGAAACCCGCACGGTGGTCCTCGGTCACTTGCAACGCGGCGGCTCGCCGACCACGTTCGATCGCGTGCTCGCCACGCAGTATGGCGCACACGCCGTTCGGCTGATCATCGAGCGCAAGTTCGGTCAGATGGTCACCTACTGGCCACCAGACATGGGCAACTGCTCGCTGCTCGACGCCATCAAGCTCTCGTCGGTCAATCCCAACTGCTCGGCCGTGCAGGCCGCCCGCGCACTGGGCGTTTGCTTCGGCGACGACAACAAGGCCGCCCCCTGGTCGTACAAACCAGAAGAAGGCAACGGCAGCTGCGAACCGTGCAGCACTTCGATGATGGGCTTGCCCAAGCCAAGCGTGCCAACGCATTAA